A stretch of the Uranotaenia lowii strain MFRU-FL chromosome 3, ASM2978415v1, whole genome shotgun sequence genome encodes the following:
- the LOC129753990 gene encoding uncharacterized protein LOC129753990, whose product MSESETPRREIPGGKVPRNILPSIAEQKTAQDLRDQQRRMARELCCLLDRRELIFGKLLRIEDFLKAEPVSIHLLKLHLETLRKCEEEFDKVHVEIVANKPRDERDDEKDEYLRFESLHNQLYVTLQTNIDRLTPALPSTSSEMARQVPPQHVYVQAAAPQLHAPFPVFDGNPENWFSFKSLFRSIMQRYANETPAMKILHLRNSLVGDAKDKIDQDVINTNDYDLAWRILENAYEDRRLIMDTHIDAILECPKVAIENRGQSITKLVETCTKHADALRGHGFPVEGLAELFVVNVLYKKLDKETQEQWETRLPRNELPEFQIFVDFLRERGRVLQRTSRSEQPARQQSTVPARRPAYAPKPAARSFIQTAKQSCPCCKEDHSIYRCPKFLYMNLSDRKAVVSKASLCYNCLRARHRVSECPSEQGCKVEGCNRKHHSFLHLTNSASSLKPEPESVPETPTSTKYSATTLCTHLGAITKQVLLSTAQVLIVGKGGSTVQCRALLDSGSDSHIISENLASKLMVNMLRVDLPVSGLNDIQTRVNYALSTRIQSCVNDYSTSMLEFLVVPSVSTNLPLFEVDTQKLKIPTGLTFADPTFHVPGSVDLIIGNEIFFDLVRDGRIKINNSNLTLAETELGWVVSGYVQPRKPKPLPRVCQLNRKDTELNATLVKFWEIENIPTESKLSAAEAAVQEHFKLTHTRDEDGRYQVRLPFNHLKDQLGGSYSNAKKRLDRLMVSLARNPVRAEQYSEFMSEYLALGHMKEVSALIDEGYYIPHHAVFKESSSTTKTRVVFDASAKTTTGISLNDTLLVGPTVQSDLVSILLRFCTHQVALTAAIPKMYRQVKLHQDDCKYQRILWYNQAGERTIYELQTVTYGVASSPHHATQALLQLAADDGHQFESAARVVSMDSYIDDFLTGGKTVEEVINIYNQLTQLLSKGGFGVHKFCSSSPEVLKLIPNDLHEKQIGFDSDVNDSIKTLGLIWNPSADYFRFFVRPSEGNSTTKRRVLSDIGRLFDPLGFLGPIITTAKLLMQDIWRLGIGWDEELPTELQLKWQNFQQQLPTINEMRKPRRVIANHPTLIELHGYSDASSQAYGAVIYIKSISSDGTIQVNLLTSKSRVAPLKPVTIPRLELLAAKLLAELTQKVMSAMQIEFHNVTLYSDSQIVLCWLKKSPLSLNQFVSNRVASIIELTQDFRWCYVRTNVNPADCISRGALPNELVENKLWWKGPPTLWKTSLQPQDPFPLDLDDPNIPELRKRKALTIIAKTPHMSLDRLSNYRQLQRAWVYVLRYAKRGARTQPFNAPISAGEMMLSETTILRFVQQQSFQTLLSDIQSKQTRRYNLSNLAPFVGNDGLIRVGGRLKYSAIPYDGKHQILLPDQHFVTTILVRKLHEENLHVGHSGLLAIVRERYWPVRAKNIIKKIISNCIVCAKLRARPERQFMGDLPKHRVNPAPPFSLVGIDYAGPFTLTFGTRGRNTYKAYVVVFVCMTVKATHFELVTNLTTENFIACLNRFVGRRGLPSDIFTDNGTSFVGANNELADMRKLFEDELHRAKLQEFCATRGLTWHFIPPRSPHFGGIWEAGVKSMKYHLKRVVGETRLTYEEMLTFLVRTEAILNSRPLCPMSDDPCDAAALTPSHFLIGRSLLALPESSLMEEKVGRLNRWQHVKYMQEHFWRRWSREYLHHLQSRQKWSDGVRKFTKGDLVLLVEENLPPQQWRLGRIEILHPGEDNIVRVVTVRTASGSEFKRAVTKIALLPVDLEGETQRGVNERLKN is encoded by the coding sequence ATGTCGGAATCTGAAACCCCGCGCCGTGAAATTCCTGGAGGCAAGGTTCCGAGAAATATTCTGCCGTCTATTGCGGAACAAAAAACTGCCCAGGACCTACGCGACCAGCAACGAAGAATGGCTCGAGAATTGTGCTGTCTTCTCGATCGCCGTGAATTAATTTTCGGCAAATTGTTGCGGATTGAAGATTTCCTCAAGGCTGAACCCGTAAGCATCCATTTGCTCAAGCTGCACCTGGAAACACTGAGGAAATGTGAGGAGGAATTCGACAAGGTCCACGTGGAAATCGTCGCCAACAAGCCAAGGGATGAGCGAGACGATGAAAAGGACGAATATCTGCGATTCGAGTCTCTCCACAACCAACTTTACGTTACGCTACAAACCAACATCGATCGTCTCACACCCGCTCTCCCATCGACCAGCAGTGAAATGGCTCGACAAGTTCCCCCGCAACATGTGTACGTCCAAGCTGCCGCTCCGCAACTTCACGCTCCATTTCCGGTGTTCGATGGCAACCCGGAAAATTGGTTTAGCTTCAAGAGCCTGTTCCGAAGCATCATGCAGCGGTACGCTAATGAGACTCCCGCCATGAAAATTTTGCACCTGCGAAATTCATTGGTCGGTGACGCCAAGGACAAGATTGACCAGGATGTCATCAACACAAACGACTACGATTTGGCTTGGCGGATCTTGGAAAACGCTTACGAGGACCGACGACTGATAATGGACACGCACATTGACGCAATATTGGAATGCCCGAAGGTCGCCATCGAGAACAGAGGACAAAGCATCACTAAACTGGTCGAGACATGTACCAAACATGCCGATGCTCTACGTGGTCATGGTTTCCCAGTGGAAGGATTGGCTGAGCTATTTGTTGTCAATGTGCTGTACAAAAAACTGGACAAGGAAACCCAAGAGCAGTGGGAGACGAGACTTCCAAGGAACGAGCTACCGGAGTTCCAAATATTCGTTGACTTCCTGCGAGAGAGAGGACGAGTTCTGCAGCGCACAAGTCGCTCCGAGCAGCCAGCAAGGCAGCAGTCAACAGTTCCTGCTAGACGTCCAGCATACGCTCCGAAGCCAGCAGCACGATCGTTCATCCAAACTGCAAAGCAATCGTGCCCCTGCTGCAAAGAGGACCATTCTATCTACCGGTGTCCCAAATTCCTGTACATGAATTTGTCGGACAGGAAGGCTGTCGTCTCAAAGGCCAGTCTTTGCTACAATTGCTTGCGAGCGAGGCATCGAGTCAGCGAGTGTCCATCGGAGCAAGGGTGCAAGGTGGAAGGATGCAATCGAAAGCACCACAGTTTCTTGCATCTCACCAACTCTGCCAGCAGTTTGAAGCCAGAACCAGAAAGTGTCCCTGAAACACCCACATCAACGAAGTACTCTGCTACAACATTGTGTACTCACTTGGGAGCCATCACAAAGCAGGTACTTCTATCGACAGCGCAAGTCTTGATTGTCGGGAAAGGTGGCTCAACTGTTCAGTGTCGAGCGCTTCTCGATTCCGGATCCGACAGTCACATCATCAGCGAGAACCTGGCCTCGAAGCTCATGGTAAATATGCTACGAGTGGACCTTCCGGTAAGTGGCTTGAATGACATCCAAACGCGTGTCAATTATGCGCTCTCGACACGCATCCAATCTTGCGTGAACGATTATTCCACCTCCATGCTGGAATTTTTGGTCGTTCCATCGGTGTCCACCAATCTACCCCTTTTCGAAGTAGACACGCAAAAACTGAAAATCCCGACCGGTTTGACATTTGCCGATCCAACTTTCCATGTCCCGGGTTCGGTCGATTTGATAATTGGCAACGAAATCTTTTTCGATTTAGTCCGAGATGGTCGAATAAAGATCAATAACAGCAACCTCACCCTAGCTGAGACTGAATTAGGCTGGGTGGTGTCAGGTTACGTTCAGCCCAGAAAACCCAAACCTCTCCCACGCGTGTGTCAGCTCAACCGCAAAGACACCGAACTCAACGCAACATTGGTCAAGTTTTGGGAAATCGAAAATATTCCAACTGAATCAAAATTATCCGCTGCTGAAGCTGCTGTTCAGGAACACTTCAAGCTCACCCACACAAGAGACGAGGATGGCCGCTACCAGGTACGTTTACCGTTCAACCATCTCAAGGACCAGCTTGGTGGTTCCTACAGCAACGCGAAGAAACGACTCGACAGGCTAATGGTTTCACTCGCACGGAATCCAGTTCGTGCTGAGCAATATTCCGAATTCATGTCCGAATACCTGGCACTCGGTCACATGAAAGAGGTGAGCGCTTTGATCGACGAGGGATACTACATTCCACACCACGCTGTCTTCAAGGAGTCCAGTTCCACAACCAAAACACGAGTCGTATTTGACGcatcagcaaaaacaacaactgGCATCTCGCTAAACGACACTCTCCTGGTTGGCCCCACAGTGCAAAGCGATCTGGTTTCGATTCTGCTTCGATTTTGCACTCATCAAGTTGCGCTAACAGCAGCCATTCCGAAAATGTACCGCCAGGTCAAACTTCATCAAGACGACTGTAAGTATCAACGAATCCTATGGTACAACCAAGCTGGCGAACGTACCATCTACGAGCTGCAAACGGTAACTTATGGTGTCGCAAGTTCCCCGCATCATGCAACACAAGCGTTGCTCCAACTGGCAGCAGACGATGGCCATCAATTCGAATCAGCTGCTCGAGTCGTCTCCATGGATAGTTACATCGACGATTTCCTGACGGGTGGCAAAACGGTCGAAGAGGTGATCAACATCTACAATCAACTAACGCAACTCCTGTCCAAAGGTGGCTTTGGTGTCCATAAGTTTTGTTCCAGTAGTCCAGAGGTGCTAAAACTAATCCCAAACGACTTGCACGAGAAGCaaattggtttcgattcagacgTCAACGATTCGATCAAGACGCTTGGTCTCATCTGGAATCCATCAGCTGATTACTTTCGATTTTTCGTTCGACCGTCCGAAGGTAATTCAACCACGAAGCGAAGGGTTTTGTCTGACATCGGCCGACTTTTTGATCCCCTTGGATTTTTGGGTCCGATCATCACCACGGCGAAACTTCTGATGCAGGACATTTGGCGACTGGGAATTGGCTGGGATGAAGAGTTGCCCACTGAGCTGCAATTGAAATGGCAAAATTTCCAACAACAACTACCAACCATCAACGAGATGCGCAAACCAAGACGTGTGATAGCGAACCATCCAACACTTATCGAGCTCCACGGCTATTCCGATGCATCCAGCCAGGCCTACGGTGCGGTAATATATATCAAAAGCATCTCCTCCGACGGAACCATACAGGTAAATCTTTTAACAAGTAAATCTCGAGTTGCCCCCTTGAAGCCAGTCACTATTCCCCGACTAGAATTATTAGCCGCTAAACTCTTAGCAGAGCTTACGCAGAAGGTTATGTCAGCAATGCAAATTGAATTCCACAATGTGACTCTTTATAGCGACTCGCAAATTGTATTGTGCTGGCTTAAAAAATCTCCTTTGTCGCTTAACCAATTTGTATCCAATCGAGTTGCTTCAATTATCGAACTCACGCAAGATTTCCGATGGTGCTATGTGCGCACAAATGTTAACCCCGCTGATTGCATTTCTCGGGGCGCTCTCCCTAACGAGCTAGTTGAGAATAAGTTGTGGTGGAAGGGACCTCCAACATTATGGAAAACTTCACTGCAACCACAAGATCCATTTCCATTGGATCTCGATGATCCAAACATACCCGAACTTCGTAAGCGCAAGGCGCTGACAATTATAGCCAAAACGCCACATATGAGTCTGGATAGACTGAGCAATTACAGACAATTGCAAAGAGCGTGGGTGTATGTATTGCGTTACGCCAAACGGGGCGCCCGAACGCAACCTTTCAATGCGCCTATTTCTGCTGGTGAAATGATGTTATCCGAAACAACTATCCTCCGATTTGTCCAGCAGCAATCATTCCAAACTTTGTTGAGCGACATCCAATCCAAACAAACGAGACGATACAATTTATCCAACTTGGCTCCATTTGTTGGAAACGACGGGCTCATCCGAGTCGGTGGTCGGCTCAAGTATTCTGCTATTCCCTACGATGGGAAGCATCAAATCCTTCTGCCTGACCAACACTTCGTAACAACAATCCTGGTTCGCAAACTGCACGAAGAAAACCTCCATGTTGGTCATTCGGGACTCCTTGCCATCGTTCGAGAACGGTACTGGCCTGTACGTGctaaaaatataattaagaaaattatttcgAACTGCATTGTTTGCGCAAAGCTACGCGCAAGACCAGAGCGACAATTTATGGGAGACTTACCGAAGCACCGAGTCAATCCAGCACCACCGTTTTCACTGGTCGGGATCGATTATGCTGGACCATTTACCTTGACTTTTGGAACTAGAGGAAGAAACACCTACAAGGCGTACGTAGTCGTGTTTGTTTGTATGACTGTGAAAGCTACCCATTTTGAGCTGGTTACAAATTTGACTACCGAAAATTTCATAGCCTGCTTGAATCGATTTGTGGGCCGCCGTGGATTACCAAGCGATATTTTCACAGACAATGGAACATCTTTCGTCGGCGCTAATAATGAATTAGCCGACATGAGGAAATTATTTGAAGACGAATTACACCGTGCCAAATTACAAGAATTTTGTGCAACTCGTGGACTTACATGGCATTTTATTCCACCCAGAAGCCCCCACTTTGGCGGAATATGGGAAGCTGGCGTCAAATCGATGAAGTATCATCTCAAGCGAGTAGTTGGAGAAACAAGATTGACATATGAGGAGATGCTTACTTTCCTGGTCCGCACAGAAGCAATACTCAACTCAAGACCTCTTTGCCCGATGTCAGACGATCCTTGTGATGCAGCAGCGTTAACTCCTTCGCATTTCCTGATTGGACGTTCTCTACTGGCCTTACCCGAGTCGTCGCTTATGGAGGAAAAGGTCGGTCGATTGAATAGGTGGCAACACGTGAAGTACATGCAGGAGCATTTCTGGCGAAGGTGGTCCCGTGAATATTTGCACCATTTGCAAAGTCGTCAAAAGTGGAGTGATGGAGTTCGAAAGTTCACAAAGGGTGATCTTGTTTTACTGGTTGAAGAGAACCTCCCACCCCAGCAGTGGCGACTTGGACGCATCGAGATTCTTCATCCCGGCGAAGACAACATCGTGAGAGTGGTGACGGTCCGCACCGCTAGTGGCAGCGAGTTCAAGAGAGCGGTTACAAAAATAGCCTTACTTCCGGTTGATCTCGAGGGCGAGACTCAACGGGGGGTGAATGaacgattgaaaaattga
- the LOC129753989 gene encoding chymotrypsin-1-like gives MIFQVLISFLLSSVSLGKEDANFTDAFGPFGNTSNPQSIRPLVVGGGNAGPTPYQVSLQFRGEHFCGGTIIDRLWVLTAAHCLDGLQPSQVRVFVGSTQLSHGGFRFSVSKLIRHPNYEEERAINDIGLLKLAGSFLWVRDRVGSIAYGKDFIQGGTEATVTGWGGTRRDGGPPSDKLQFLRLRVLDAKVCRRALFNYDDGHLCTFTRKGQGICGVCNTFLAVKDPRLYVFLLTGRLRRSACQWRQGYRSGQLRWTRSITYWVVNGSTTGLVQRRTKNENLFSSIVIFLNN, from the exons ATGATTTTCCAAGTGCTCATTTCCTTTCTGCTCTCTAGTGTATCACTTGGCAAAGAAGATGCCAACTTTACGGATGCGTTCGGGCCCTTTGGCAATACAAGCAACCCTCAAAGCATTCGTCCCCTCGTCGTTGGGGGCGGTAATGCAGGGCCAACTCCGTATCAAGTTTCTCTGCAATTCCGGGGTGAACATTTCTGTGGTGGAACCATCATCGATCGGCTGTGGGTTCTGACGGCAGCTCACTGTTTAGATGGGTTACAACCCTCTCAGGTGAGGGTTTTCGTGGGATCAACGCAGCTGAGCCACGGAGGTTTCCGGTTTTCGGTGTCCAAGTTGATTCGGCACCCGAATTACGAGGAGGAACGTGCAATCAACGATATCGGTTTGCTCAAATTGGCGGGCAGTTTCCTGTGGGTGCGTGATCGAGTTGGCTCGATTGCGTACGGGAAAGATTTCATTCAAGGTGGTACGGAAGCTACCGTTACCGGTTGGGGTGGAACTAGACGCGATGGAGGACCCCCCTCGGATAAGCTGCAGTTCCTACGGCTTCGGGTATTGGATGCAAAAGTTTGCCGGAGAGCGCTTTTCAACTACGACGACGGACACCTTTGTACGTTTACAAGGAAGGGTCAAGGCATTTGTGGGGTTTGTAACACGTTTTTAGCTGTTAAAGACCCAAGACTTTACGTCTTTTTACTTACAGGGAGACTCCGGCGGTCCGCTTGTCAATGGAGGCAAGGTTATCGGAGTGGTCAGCTTCG GTGGACTCGGTCCATAACCTATTGGGTGGTTAATGGAAGTACAACCGGTTTGGTACAGCGGAGAAcgaagaatgaaaatttattttcttctattgTGATTTTCTTGAACAACTAG
- the LOC129754137 gene encoding protein Lilipod-like: protein MFFKNILFLLPVCTPMGFVRLFGVIGQVLVKPNLLRDVNEEFHAFYLEEATVRRKLANANVNIELKSVTTVDYAPSKLCADLDDLYQIRPTNGSTAYESEKLFERLRELEAERKLLDKQRSSSALQRNLVYPVAMLLLLLLTGITVLLVMQNTLELLIGIKALPLSTRQFTLGITSLSKLGPLGAALEVCIIMYLGVTSAVGLYTMPFMRNVRPQRRKTSLSQLIANCGLVLILSSALPLLSRILGITNFDLLGDFGQIEWLGNFLIVLLYNVIFGTAATLCLINKFTATVRRELCARLKALFDYSSHLEANFSNFSHLTSNGSHHHHHHHPESAPVIPNHQQQPFLQNQPPENHHVILETTSVETQVSHRTTTTQVIVPEVDDQHKAIPNGKVPHSEEDKKTL from the exons atgtttttcaaaaacatccTTTTCCTTCTTCCAGTTTGTACCCCCATGGGTTTTGTGCGACTGTTTGGCGTCATCGGCCAGGTGCTGGTGAAGCCCAATTTGTTGCGGGACGTGAACGAGGAATTTCACGCCTTCTACCTGGAGGAGGCAACGGTGCGGCGTAAGCTGGCGAACGCTAACGTCAACATTG agTTGAAGAGCGTCACCACCGTCGATTACGCCCCGTCGAAGCTGTGCGCCGATTTGGATGATTTGTATCAAATCCGACCAACCAACGGCAGCACCGCTTACGAGTCCGAAAAACTCTTCGAAAGACTGAGAGAGCTTGAGGCTGAACGTAAACTACTAG acAAACAACGAAGTTCGTCTGCCCTGCAGAGGAATCTCGTCTATCCGGTTGCAATGTTGCTATTGCTTCTTCTGACCGGAATCACTGTACTGCTGGTTATGCAGAATACCCTAGAGCTACTGATAGGAATCAAGGCTCTGCCATTGAGTACACGG CAATTCACTCTCGGCATAACATCGCTGTCGAAACTCGGTCCCCTCGGGGCCGCCCTCGAAGTTTGCATCATCATGTACCTGGGCGTTACATCGGCGGTAGGTCTCTACACGATGCCATTCATGCGGAATGTTAGGCCACAGCGACGAAAGACGTCCCTCTCGCAGCTCATCGCCAACTGTGGACTGGTGCTGATCCTAAGCTCGGCCCTCCCACTGCTGTCCCGGATACTGg GAATCACCAACTTCGATCTGCTCGGGGATTTCGGCCAGATCGAGTGGCTCGGCAACTTCCTGATCGTGCTGCTGTACAACGTGATCTTCGGGACGGCGGCCACGCTCTGTCTGATCAACAAGTTCACGGCCACCGTCCGGCGGGAGCTGTGCGCCCG GTTGAAGGCCCTGTTCGACTACAGCAGCCATCTGGAGGCCAACTTCAGCAACTTCTCTCACCTAACCAGTAATGGtagccatcatcatcatcatcatcatcccgaATCGGCGCCGGTGATTCCCAATCATCAGCAGCAACCTTTCCTCCAGAATCAGCCTCCGGAAAATCATCACGTAATTCTAGAAACTACAAGCGTTGAGACGCAAGTCTCCCACCGAACCACGACAACACAGGTGATCGTCCCAGAGGTGGACGATCAGCACAAAGCCATTCCCAACGGGAAGGTTCCACATTCAGAGGAAGACAAGAAAACGCTTTAA